A window of the Microbacterium sp. LWH13-1.2 genome harbors these coding sequences:
- a CDS encoding ArsR family transcriptional regulator has protein sequence MANGGPVCGPISTFSRVQLLHLVQTRSNRTIGELCDATGLHPNTVREHLQRLIEGGYVIQASEHRTTRGRPRTLYSAATGTADASSPIARNKAKAAAERGDLLRRVLPASASASALGREATYQLDALIEHLEESGFEPVVDDEQLTVDLSPCPHAAGRAEDRPMLCTVHLGLMQGVLTEAGGPLAAEAVRATALPADCTVQLRLTEMTAA, from the coding sequence ATGGCCAATGGCGGGCCCGTCTGCGGGCCGATCTCGACGTTCTCACGGGTGCAGCTCCTGCACCTCGTGCAGACGCGGTCGAATCGCACCATCGGCGAGCTGTGCGACGCCACGGGACTGCATCCCAACACCGTGCGCGAGCACCTGCAGCGCCTGATCGAGGGCGGCTACGTCATCCAGGCCAGCGAGCACCGCACCACCCGCGGCCGTCCGCGCACGCTCTACAGCGCCGCGACCGGCACCGCAGACGCATCCAGTCCCATCGCCCGCAACAAGGCCAAGGCCGCAGCCGAACGCGGCGACCTGCTGCGCCGCGTGCTGCCGGCATCCGCATCCGCATCCGCTCTGGGTCGTGAGGCGACCTACCAGCTGGATGCCCTGATCGAACACTTGGAAGAGAGCGGCTTCGAGCCCGTCGTCGATGACGAGCAGCTCACCGTCGATCTCAGCCCGTGCCCGCACGCCGCGGGTCGCGCCGAAGACCGTCCGATGCTGTGCACCGTGCACCTCGGTCTCATGCAGGGGGTGCTCACCGAAGCCGGTGGGCCGCTCGCTGCCGAGGCCGTGCGCGCCACCGCCCTCCCGGCGGATTGCACCGTACAGCTGCGCCTGACGGAGATGACCGCCGCCTAG
- the radA gene encoding DNA repair protein RadA, which yields MATRKPAPPAYVCTECGWTTAKWVGRCAECQQWGTVQEQGTQTGILSRITPLAPTAAKAARPITQITTEDAPRRTSGVGEFDRVLGGGIVPGAAILLSGEPGVGKSTLLLEVAAQAARSGRRVLYASAEESPAQVRLRAERTGALHDELYLASETDLATILGHIDEVAPQLVIVDSVQTVSSSLIDGAAGQPSQVREVAATLIRVAKDRGLPVILVGHVTKDGTVAGPRVLEHLVDVVCHFEGDRQTSLRFIRALKNRFGPTDEVGCFEMTGAGISEVPDPSGLFLSQGETEPGTCVAISLEGRRALPVEVQALTINTTAPNPRRVVHGLDSSRVAMVLAILERRAHIKTSNLDVYVSTVGGVRFTEPAADLAIAIAVAGSIQQISVPRTVAAVGELSLAGEIRPVTQSAQRRSEASRLGYEQVVDDRSKTLRAALNDVRSRNTTRRSEADIPPF from the coding sequence ATGGCCACCCGAAAACCTGCCCCTCCCGCGTACGTCTGCACCGAATGCGGGTGGACGACGGCGAAGTGGGTGGGTCGCTGCGCCGAATGCCAGCAGTGGGGCACGGTGCAGGAGCAGGGCACGCAGACCGGCATCCTCAGCCGCATCACGCCGCTCGCGCCGACCGCGGCGAAGGCCGCACGGCCGATCACGCAGATCACCACCGAAGATGCTCCCCGCCGCACGAGCGGTGTGGGCGAGTTCGACCGCGTGCTGGGTGGTGGCATCGTGCCGGGGGCTGCGATCCTGCTGAGCGGTGAGCCCGGAGTCGGCAAGTCGACGCTGCTGCTCGAGGTCGCTGCTCAAGCCGCGCGCTCCGGCCGCCGGGTGCTCTACGCCAGTGCCGAGGAGTCCCCCGCCCAGGTGCGTCTGCGTGCCGAGCGCACCGGAGCACTGCACGACGAGCTCTACCTCGCGAGCGAGACCGACCTCGCGACGATCCTCGGGCACATCGACGAGGTGGCCCCGCAGCTCGTGATCGTCGACTCGGTGCAGACCGTGTCGTCATCGCTGATCGACGGCGCGGCGGGCCAGCCGAGCCAGGTCCGCGAGGTCGCGGCGACGCTGATCCGGGTCGCGAAAGACCGCGGGCTCCCCGTCATCCTCGTCGGCCACGTGACGAAAGACGGCACCGTGGCCGGGCCCCGTGTGCTCGAGCACCTGGTCGACGTGGTGTGCCACTTCGAGGGCGACCGGCAGACGTCACTGCGTTTCATCCGCGCTTTGAAGAACCGATTCGGCCCCACCGACGAGGTCGGATGCTTCGAGATGACCGGTGCGGGCATCTCCGAGGTCCCCGACCCCTCTGGCCTCTTCCTGTCGCAGGGCGAGACGGAACCGGGCACGTGCGTCGCCATCTCGCTCGAGGGCCGCAGGGCGCTCCCGGTCGAGGTGCAGGCGCTGACGATCAACACCACCGCACCGAATCCCCGTCGCGTGGTTCACGGACTCGACTCGTCTCGTGTGGCGATGGTGCTGGCGATCCTCGAACGACGGGCGCACATCAAGACGAGCAATCTCGACGTCTACGTGTCGACCGTCGGCGGGGTGCGTTTCACGGAGCCGGCCGCCGACCTCGCGATCGCGATCGCCGTGGCAGGGTCGATCCAGCAGATCTCCGTGCCGCGCACGGTCGCGGCGGTCGGCGAACTCAGCCTCGCCGGTGAGATCCGGCCGGTCACGCAGTCGGCGCAGCGCCGCTCGGAGGCGTCGCGACT